Proteins found in one Danaus plexippus chromosome 3 unlocalized genomic scaffold, MEX_DaPlex mxdp_25, whole genome shotgun sequence genomic segment:
- the LOC116778854 gene encoding beta-alanine transporter-like isoform X1 — MILNDLNEDQHTKDKKEDEKIKGNDSDALESVLVHIGQFGRYQKLLFLGMLPVGVFFAFIYFVQMFIAATPQRHWCKVPELTHLDPELRRNLTAPPPSIDGEEWNRCFMYDANWTEVLLSNRTDPDTPITACKNGWEFELKDIPYHTVVSERGWVCDNSGYTPFTQTVFFIGSFFGGLFFGWVSDYFGRVPALFGANVMALVGGIATIYTTEIWDFAFCRFIVGTSYDTSFMAMYILVLEYTGPKYRTWAANMSIALFFGGGCLILPWVAWWVSDWRTLLWVTSLPMLLVVVVPFTVPESARWLSSRGRVNDAVKVLRRFERVNGRKIPDDVMDEFIVSASQTRRTKESIMDVFKSSALRGLLARMVIVYMTCALVFDGLVRMSEGLGLDFFVTFTLTSATEIPSVMLLALVLDRFGRRVLTAVPLLISGTLILIATLVPRGVPQVSLAIMARFMINMAYNAAIQWSAELMPTPVRGSASSFIHVMGYVSTLVSPFVVYSERAWKLLPLLILGALCLVASGVSLMVPETNGRPMPQTIEEGEQVVRSYTLCGKVEDAEVTAEQNEKEKALIT; from the exons atgatattaaacgATTTAAATGAAGACCAACACACGAAG GATAAGAAAGAAGATGAGAAAATTAAAGGCAATGACAGCGATGCGCTGGAATCTGTGCTGGTACACATAGGTCAGTTCGGCCGCTACCAGAAGCTGTTGTTCCTGGGGATGTTACCAGTGGGAGTGTTTTTCGCATTCATATATTTCGTCCAAATGTTCATAGCCGCTACCCCACAACGGCACTGGTGTAAAGTTCCAGAACTAACTCATTTAGATCCCGAGTTGAG GCGAAATTTGACTGCTCCTCCACCAAGTATTGACGGCGAGGAATGGAACCGCTGCTTCATGTACGACGCCAACTGGACCGAGGTTTTGCTCAGCAACAGAACCGATCCCGACACACCCATCACAGCCTGCAAGAACGGCTGGGAGTTCGAACTGAAAGACATCCCATACCATACTGTAGTTAGTGAG CGCGGCTGGGTGTGTGATAATTCCGGCTACACTCCCTTCACTCAGACTGTTTTCTTCATTGGCTCCTTCTTTGGAGGTTTATTTTTTGGATGGGTATCTGACTACTTTGGAAGGGTACCGGCTTTGTTTG GTGCCAACGTAATGGCGTTGGTCGGCGGCATAGCTACAATATACACGACGGAGATATGGGATTTCGCTTTCTGTCGGTTCATCGTCGGCACTTCCTACGACACCTCTTTTATGGCCATGTATATTTTAG TGTTAGAGTACACGGGTCCCAAGTACAGGACGTGGGCAGCGAACATGTCGATAGCTCTGTTCTTCGGTGGGGGCTGCCTCATCCTTCCCTGGGTGGCGTGGTGGGTCTCGGATTGGAGGACACTCCTCTGGGTCACTTCACTGCCCATGCTGCTAGTGGTAGTTGTGCCTTTCACTGTACCGGAGAGCGCTAG ATGGCTTTCATCTCGGGGGCGGGTTAACGATGCTGTAAAAGTTCTGAGAAGATTCGAAAGAGTCAATGGAAGGAAAATACCTGATGACGTCATGGACGAGTTTATT GTCTCAGCCAGTCAGACTCGCCGCACAAAAGAGTCTATAATGGATGTCTTCAAGAGTTCAGCTCTCCGAGGTCTCCTCGCTCGGATGGTTATAGTGTACATGACATGCGCGCTGGTCTTCGACGGGCTGGTCCGTATGTCGGAAGGCCTCGGGTTGGACTTTTTCGTGACCTTCACTTTGACCTCCGCCACCGAGATACCGTCAGTCATGCTGCTGGCCTTAGTACTGGACAG gTTCGGTCGTCGGGTTCTGACCGCCGTCCCGCTGTTGATATCAGGGACGCTGATACTCATTGCCACTTTGGTGCCTAGAG GTGTACCGCAAGTGTCGCTGGCGATCATGGCCAGGTTCATGATCAACATGGCGTACAACGCGGCCATCCAGTGGTCCGCTGAGCTGATGCCGACTCCCGTGCGAGGATCGGCCTCCTCTTTCATACACGTCATGGGATACGTCTCCACGCTCGTGTCCCCCTTCGTCGTGTACTCG GAGCGAGCGTGGAAGTTATTGCCTCTCCTCATTCTGGGGGCGTTGTGTTTGGTGGCGAGCGGAGTTTCTCTCATGGTGCCGGAGACCAACGGCCGGCCGATGCCACAGACTATAGAAGAGGGCGAACAGGTCGTGAGGAGCTACACGCTATGCGG gaAAGTCGAAGACGCAGAAGTAACTGCTGAACAAAACGAGAAGGAGAAGGCCCTCATCACTTAG
- the LOC116778854 gene encoding beta-alanine transporter-like isoform X2 yields MDKKEDEKIKGNDSDALESVLVHIGQFGRYQKLLFLGMLPVGVFFAFIYFVQMFIAATPQRHWCKVPELTHLDPELRRNLTAPPPSIDGEEWNRCFMYDANWTEVLLSNRTDPDTPITACKNGWEFELKDIPYHTVVSERGWVCDNSGYTPFTQTVFFIGSFFGGLFFGWVSDYFGRVPALFGANVMALVGGIATIYTTEIWDFAFCRFIVGTSYDTSFMAMYILVLEYTGPKYRTWAANMSIALFFGGGCLILPWVAWWVSDWRTLLWVTSLPMLLVVVVPFTVPESARWLSSRGRVNDAVKVLRRFERVNGRKIPDDVMDEFIVSASQTRRTKESIMDVFKSSALRGLLARMVIVYMTCALVFDGLVRMSEGLGLDFFVTFTLTSATEIPSVMLLALVLDRFGRRVLTAVPLLISGTLILIATLVPRGVPQVSLAIMARFMINMAYNAAIQWSAELMPTPVRGSASSFIHVMGYVSTLVSPFVVYSERAWKLLPLLILGALCLVASGVSLMVPETNGRPMPQTIEEGEQVVRSYTLCGKVEDAEVTAEQNEKEKALIT; encoded by the exons GATAAGAAAGAAGATGAGAAAATTAAAGGCAATGACAGCGATGCGCTGGAATCTGTGCTGGTACACATAGGTCAGTTCGGCCGCTACCAGAAGCTGTTGTTCCTGGGGATGTTACCAGTGGGAGTGTTTTTCGCATTCATATATTTCGTCCAAATGTTCATAGCCGCTACCCCACAACGGCACTGGTGTAAAGTTCCAGAACTAACTCATTTAGATCCCGAGTTGAG GCGAAATTTGACTGCTCCTCCACCAAGTATTGACGGCGAGGAATGGAACCGCTGCTTCATGTACGACGCCAACTGGACCGAGGTTTTGCTCAGCAACAGAACCGATCCCGACACACCCATCACAGCCTGCAAGAACGGCTGGGAGTTCGAACTGAAAGACATCCCATACCATACTGTAGTTAGTGAG CGCGGCTGGGTGTGTGATAATTCCGGCTACACTCCCTTCACTCAGACTGTTTTCTTCATTGGCTCCTTCTTTGGAGGTTTATTTTTTGGATGGGTATCTGACTACTTTGGAAGGGTACCGGCTTTGTTTG GTGCCAACGTAATGGCGTTGGTCGGCGGCATAGCTACAATATACACGACGGAGATATGGGATTTCGCTTTCTGTCGGTTCATCGTCGGCACTTCCTACGACACCTCTTTTATGGCCATGTATATTTTAG TGTTAGAGTACACGGGTCCCAAGTACAGGACGTGGGCAGCGAACATGTCGATAGCTCTGTTCTTCGGTGGGGGCTGCCTCATCCTTCCCTGGGTGGCGTGGTGGGTCTCGGATTGGAGGACACTCCTCTGGGTCACTTCACTGCCCATGCTGCTAGTGGTAGTTGTGCCTTTCACTGTACCGGAGAGCGCTAG ATGGCTTTCATCTCGGGGGCGGGTTAACGATGCTGTAAAAGTTCTGAGAAGATTCGAAAGAGTCAATGGAAGGAAAATACCTGATGACGTCATGGACGAGTTTATT GTCTCAGCCAGTCAGACTCGCCGCACAAAAGAGTCTATAATGGATGTCTTCAAGAGTTCAGCTCTCCGAGGTCTCCTCGCTCGGATGGTTATAGTGTACATGACATGCGCGCTGGTCTTCGACGGGCTGGTCCGTATGTCGGAAGGCCTCGGGTTGGACTTTTTCGTGACCTTCACTTTGACCTCCGCCACCGAGATACCGTCAGTCATGCTGCTGGCCTTAGTACTGGACAG gTTCGGTCGTCGGGTTCTGACCGCCGTCCCGCTGTTGATATCAGGGACGCTGATACTCATTGCCACTTTGGTGCCTAGAG GTGTACCGCAAGTGTCGCTGGCGATCATGGCCAGGTTCATGATCAACATGGCGTACAACGCGGCCATCCAGTGGTCCGCTGAGCTGATGCCGACTCCCGTGCGAGGATCGGCCTCCTCTTTCATACACGTCATGGGATACGTCTCCACGCTCGTGTCCCCCTTCGTCGTGTACTCG GAGCGAGCGTGGAAGTTATTGCCTCTCCTCATTCTGGGGGCGTTGTGTTTGGTGGCGAGCGGAGTTTCTCTCATGGTGCCGGAGACCAACGGCCGGCCGATGCCACAGACTATAGAAGAGGGCGAACAGGTCGTGAGGAGCTACACGCTATGCGG gaAAGTCGAAGACGCAGAAGTAACTGCTGAACAAAACGAGAAGGAGAAGGCCCTCATCACTTAG